ACAGGTAAAAGCTTGCGCCTTGGAGGTAGCAAGGAGCTCTATGAAGATAATGGGACTTTCTTTGGCGACCTCTCAGCGATATTGATTGATAATATGCCCTTTTGGGCCGAATTGAGCAGTACTCCCAGCAATAAGGTATCCCTGATGAGTGAATGGGAAACAAAGATGAATGCCATCATTCAGGAGAGTATCCAGGAAAATGTGACCAGTCTGGCGGGGGTTCCTTCATGGATGCTTGTTTTACTAAATAATGTCCTGGAAGAGACTGGGAAAGAACATCTTTTTGAGATTTGGGAGAATCTGGAAGTGTATTTTCACGGCGGAGTGAGTTTTAACCCATACCGGGAGCAGTACGCCAAATTATTGCCGGGAAAGCGATTCAAGTATTATGAAATTTACAATGCCTCTGAAGGATTTTTTGCCATTCAGGACAGGAACAATGCCGATGATCTTTTACTAATGCTTGATTACGGGATCTTTTATGAGTTTATTCCCATGGATCAATACGGTACGGAAGAACAACAGGCCATTCCCCTGTGGGAAGTGGAAATCGGCAAGAATTACGCGATAATAATCACGACCAATTCAGGTCTGTGGCGCTATAAAATAGGGGATACGGTGAGGTTTACTTCTACAGATCCCTACAGGATAAAGATTACCGGTAGGACAAAACACCATATCAATGTTTTCGGGGAGGAACTCATCATAGAAAATGCTGAAAAGGCTTTGGAACAGATCTGCCAGAAAACCGGAGCACAGATTAAAGATTATACAGTGGCACCCATTTTTATGTCAGGAAAAGAGAAAGGGGCTCATGAATGGATGATCGAATTCAGAAAGGCTCCGGAAAAACTCAATGCCTTTACCGAATCCTTAGATAGGGCTCTTAAATCGCTGAATTCGGATTATGAAGCGAAGCGGTATAACAACATGACTTTGAAAATGCCTAAAATTCACATGGCTCGTGAAAATCTTTTTTACGACTGGTTGAAATCCAAAGATAAACTGGGTGGGCAGCACAAAATCCCCAGATTATCCAATGACCGGGCTTATTTGGATGAGCTTTTAAAGATGAATAATTAGGAAAAATACTACTCCTGACCTTTCATTATACGCGACTACATCGATAAAATACCTACGCACGTCAAAAAAATAACAGATTTCCACCGATTATACTCAATTTGAGGCTCCTAACTTAACCGACAACCTTAAAATTATGGCAGAAAAGCTCGTTATCTTATCCGATATGTGGGGTTCTAAGAAGGGTCTTTGGATCACTTCTTACCTTGGATACCTGCAACAGTATTTTGACATTCAGTTTCACGATACGCAACAGTTGTCTGATGTGGAACCGATGGTCTACACTGCTGAGAATCTCTATGATGCATTCAGAGACGGAGGAAGGGACTATGCCGTAGCGCAACTCCTGAAAAAGGAAACTAAACCTGCTCACTACCTTACTTTCTGCGCAGGTGGCACTGTTGCCTGGCTTGC
This DNA window, taken from Muriicola soli, encodes the following:
- a CDS encoding GH3 auxin-responsive promoter family protein, whose translation is MPIPLFNSIASWLLKKRYHQIELFLKYPAEVQQEVLEQLLEIAEDTEFGKKYDFNSIENYKTFRDRVPIVSYEEAEPFIERSRRGEQNIFWPTTIKWFAKSSGTTNSKSKFIPVSTEALEDCHYKSGKDLLCLYLNNNEDSQLFTGKSLRLGGSKELYEDNGTFFGDLSAILIDNMPFWAELSSTPSNKVSLMSEWETKMNAIIQESIQENVTSLAGVPSWMLVLLNNVLEETGKEHLFEIWENLEVYFHGGVSFNPYREQYAKLLPGKRFKYYEIYNASEGFFAIQDRNNADDLLLMLDYGIFYEFIPMDQYGTEEQQAIPLWEVEIGKNYAIIITTNSGLWRYKIGDTVRFTSTDPYRIKITGRTKHHINVFGEELIIENAEKALEQICQKTGAQIKDYTVAPIFMSGKEKGAHEWMIEFRKAPEKLNAFTESLDRALKSLNSDYEAKRYNNMTLKMPKIHMARENLFYDWLKSKDKLGGQHKIPRLSNDRAYLDELLKMNN